A stretch of the Arachis stenosperma cultivar V10309 chromosome 6, arast.V10309.gnm1.PFL2, whole genome shotgun sequence genome encodes the following:
- the LOC130935472 gene encoding callose synthase 5-like isoform X2, with product MAYELHSLMGGNVNIVTGENIKPSYGGDEEAFLHKVITPLYRVIDTEAKRSRNGTAPHSAWSPDCFSLGWPMRDDGDILDV from the exons ATGGCATATGAACTACACAGTCTAATGGGTGGAAATGTCAACATTGTTACGGGTGAAAATATCAAGCCTTCTTATGGTGGTGATGAAGAGGCATTTCTACACAAGGTTATAACTCCCCTCTACCGAGTAATAGACACG GAAGCCAAGAGGAGCAGAAATGGAACCGCTCCTCACTCAGCATG GTCACCTGATTGCTTTTCTCTTGGATGGCCAATGCGTGATGATGGTGACATTTTGGATGTCTGA
- the LOC130935472 gene encoding callose synthase 5-like isoform X1 — protein MAYELHSLMGGNVNIVTGENIKPSYGGDEEAFLHKVITPLYRVIDTEAKRSRNGTAPHSAWCNYDDLNESPDCFSLGWPMRDDGDILDV, from the exons ATGGCATATGAACTACACAGTCTAATGGGTGGAAATGTCAACATTGTTACGGGTGAAAATATCAAGCCTTCTTATGGTGGTGATGAAGAGGCATTTCTACACAAGGTTATAACTCCCCTCTACCGAGTAATAGACACG GAAGCCAAGAGGAGCAGAAATGGAACCGCTCCTCACTCAGCATGGTGCAACTATGATGATCTAAATGA GTCACCTGATTGCTTTTCTCTTGGATGGCCAATGCGTGATGATGGTGACATTTTGGATGTCTGA
- the LOC130933079 gene encoding V-type proton ATPase subunit G1-like: MASISRGQGGIQQLLAAEQEAQQIVNDAKNGIAALKQAKDEAEKEIAEHRTQLEYQFQKKVSESSGDSGANVKRLEQETESKIHLLKSESSRISGDVVSMLLSYVTTVKN; this comes from the exons atggcatccattagCAGGGGTCAAGGTGGAATTCAACAGTTGTTGGCTGCTGAACAAGAAGCACAGCAGATTGTTAATGATGCAAAGAATGGTATAGCTGCT CTGAAACAGGCCAAAGATGAGGCTGAAAAGGAGATTGCTGAACATCGAACTCAGCTTGAGTACCAGTTTCAGAAGAAAGTTTCAGAG AGTAGCGGAGATTCTGGTGCTAATGTCAAGCGACTTGAGCAAGAAACTGAGTCAAAGATCCATCTCCTGAAATCCGAGTCTTCAAGAATATCAGGGGATGTTGTCAGCATGCTCCTCAGTTATGTAACAACAGTGAAAAATTAG